In Indioceanicola profundi, the following proteins share a genomic window:
- a CDS encoding PAS domain S-box protein yields the protein MASDASHTGAAWDANGSRMGGLLQDHDWSGTSLGPIETWPGSLTVAVGIMLGAQTPMGIYWGRDLVLLYNDAWAAVIGKKHPLALGKPAQQVFPELWDTIGPVLTGVLAGKGAAEARDQLLPFSRNGRIEDAWFTYSCTPIPGESGPPAGILTMLIETTEEHRASLALLESEAQLRALVEASSYVIYRTSPDWSEMRRLFGRGIVHDTQHPSGTWMQEYVHPDDRARVRDAIQSAIRAKSVYELEHRILRADGTTGWTLSRAVPILDARGEIVEWFGTASDITARRQTEEALRASEARLAAIFARAAVGLSEIAPDGRFLQVNDELCHILGRPRKDLLNLSIADVTQSDDVGPSLAAARQVLETGQSVSLDKRYRRPDGNEVCANSILTRLDGEQGPSLLAVTVDLTARHAAKAALRAARDEADHARRAAEEANQAKSRFLAAASHDLRQPVMAAGLYLGLLESRVRDPEAGDLVDMVSLSLDGLRTMLNGLLETARLEAGVVEPRVEAFALDDLLYRLGAEFEGLARAAKLWFQVPPTDLVVHSDRLLLELILRNLISNAVKYTERGGVAVECARAEDCVRISVIDTGPGIPAESQERVFEDFVRVGETNRSLGFGLGLPTVRRAAALLGHRVDVRSEPGKGSTFSVWVPDGEKAPPASAASPPSADLPLPACAVLVVEDDQMVAAGLRMALEDWGLDVTLAHSVAEARAAAADQRFDLVISDFQLPDGDGFGAIPASCSGTAGRTVLLTGDTRPETLRRAHEAGFCLLTKPVDIRALREAVRRIVGTDMGQG from the coding sequence ATGGCTTCTGACGCGAGCCACACAGGCGCGGCATGGGACGCCAACGGTAGCAGAATGGGAGGATTGCTGCAGGACCACGACTGGTCAGGCACCTCTCTTGGCCCGATTGAGACCTGGCCGGGCAGCCTGACCGTGGCAGTCGGGATTATGCTGGGCGCCCAAACGCCAATGGGCATCTACTGGGGTCGGGATCTTGTTCTGCTCTATAATGATGCCTGGGCCGCAGTCATCGGGAAGAAACATCCCCTTGCGCTCGGCAAGCCAGCCCAGCAGGTTTTTCCGGAACTCTGGGACACCATCGGACCCGTGCTCACCGGCGTGCTGGCGGGGAAGGGTGCAGCAGAGGCTCGTGACCAGCTGCTGCCCTTCAGCCGGAATGGCAGGATCGAGGATGCCTGGTTCACCTACAGCTGCACCCCCATTCCGGGCGAGAGCGGCCCGCCCGCCGGTATTCTCACTATGCTCATCGAAACCACCGAGGAGCACCGGGCCTCCCTTGCCCTGCTTGAGAGCGAGGCACAGCTCCGGGCATTGGTGGAAGCAAGCTCCTATGTGATTTACCGGACAAGCCCTGACTGGTCGGAGATGCGCCGTCTCTTTGGCCGGGGAATTGTGCACGATACGCAGCATCCAAGCGGAACCTGGATGCAGGAGTATGTCCACCCGGACGACCGCGCCCGTGTTCGGGATGCGATCCAGAGTGCCATTCGTGCCAAGAGCGTTTACGAACTTGAACATCGGATTTTGCGCGCGGATGGGACCACTGGCTGGACGCTGTCCCGCGCCGTGCCGATCCTGGATGCCAGGGGCGAGATCGTTGAATGGTTTGGGACGGCCAGTGATATAACGGCGCGACGGCAAACAGAGGAGGCGTTACGTGCGAGTGAGGCGCGGCTGGCCGCCATCTTCGCCCGCGCCGCGGTTGGACTTTCCGAGATCGCACCGGACGGGCGTTTCCTACAAGTAAATGACGAGCTCTGCCATATTCTGGGACGGCCGCGGAAGGACCTGCTGAACCTGTCGATCGCGGATGTCACCCAGTCAGATGATGTGGGTCCAAGCCTCGCTGCCGCGCGCCAAGTGCTGGAGACCGGGCAGTCTGTGTCCCTGGACAAGCGCTATCGCCGCCCTGACGGCAACGAGGTGTGCGCAAACAGCATCCTGACCCGTCTGGACGGGGAGCAAGGCCCGAGCCTGCTCGCCGTCACAGTCGATTTGACGGCCCGGCACGCCGCTAAGGCGGCGCTGCGAGCGGCGCGCGACGAAGCCGACCACGCCCGCCGGGCGGCGGAGGAGGCAAACCAAGCGAAATCGCGCTTTCTGGCTGCAGCCAGCCATGATCTCCGCCAGCCGGTCATGGCTGCGGGCCTGTATCTCGGCCTGCTGGAGAGCCGGGTGCGCGATCCCGAAGCCGGCGATCTGGTCGACATGGTGTCTCTGTCGCTCGATGGATTGCGTACCATGCTCAACGGGCTGCTGGAGACAGCGCGCCTGGAGGCTGGTGTCGTCGAACCCCGGGTGGAGGCTTTTGCGCTGGATGACCTGCTCTACCGGCTGGGCGCAGAGTTCGAAGGGCTCGCGCGGGCAGCAAAGCTCTGGTTCCAGGTACCGCCCACCGATTTGGTGGTGCACAGTGATCGGCTCCTGCTCGAGTTGATCCTACGCAACCTGATCTCCAACGCGGTCAAATATACGGAACGCGGCGGCGTTGCGGTGGAATGCGCACGCGCAGAAGACTGCGTGCGCATCAGCGTGATCGATACCGGTCCGGGCATCCCAGCGGAAAGCCAGGAGCGCGTCTTCGAGGACTTTGTGCGCGTGGGCGAGACGAACCGCTCCCTAGGGTTCGGGCTCGGCCTCCCGACGGTGCGCCGTGCTGCCGCGCTTCTCGGGCATCGAGTAGACGTGCGTTCCGAACCTGGAAAGGGCTCGACCTTCAGCGTCTGGGTGCCTGACGGGGAGAAGGCGCCCCCCGCGAGCGCGGCCTCTCCTCCGTCAGCCGACCTTCCATTACCCGCATGCGCCGTGCTGGTGGTGGAAGACGACCAGATGGTGGCGGCGGGGCTGCGCATGGCCCTTGAAGATTGGGGGCTGGACGTCACCCTGGCGCACTCGGTTGCCGAAGCGCGAGCCGCAGCGGCGGACCAGCGCTTCGACTTGGTCATCTCTGATTTCCAACTTCCCGACGGCGATGGCTTTGGCGCAATTCCGGCATCGTGCTCCGGCACGGCAGGACGCACGGTGCTACTCACAGGCGATACGCGACCGGAAACGCTGCGGCGCGCACATGAGGCCGGATTCTGCCTGCTGACCAAACCCGTCGACATTCGGGCCCTGCGGGAAGCAGTCCGGAGAATTGTGGGCACCGACATGGGCCAGGGGTGA